A single window of Chloracidobacterium thermophilum B DNA harbors:
- a CDS encoding type IV pilus twitching motility protein PilT, with product MQPPLTIDTLLALACSKGASDLHIKAGSHPFIRVNGELMPLVDVPRLSPEDTLAMAFSIMNNRQKQRFKDACEVDIAYGVSGLGRFRCNVFQQRGAVGMVFRVIPMTIRSVSELQLPPVIEKIAEERRGLVLVTGTTGSGKSTTLAAIIDCINRNRTDHIITIEDPIEFLHRDRRSFVNQREVDVDTRSFQEALRGALRQDPDVILVGEMRDQETIETALTAAETGHLVLSTLHTLDATETITRIVSIFPPHQQQAIRLQLASVLKAVISQRLVRNKDGTGRVPAVEVMISTAYIRDCIINQEKTPHIRDAIAQGTSQYGMQTFDQSLHDLLNRGLISYEQALAGASNRDEFVLRTRGIQTTADQAREEMEKRITTRAGDLSLSPNPPSTPPISRF from the coding sequence ATGCAACCCCCACTGACCATTGACACCCTTCTGGCGCTGGCTTGTTCCAAGGGCGCATCAGACCTGCACATCAAGGCTGGCAGCCACCCCTTCATTCGGGTCAACGGCGAACTGATGCCGCTGGTGGACGTGCCGCGTCTGTCGCCTGAAGATACCCTCGCCATGGCCTTCAGCATCATGAACAACCGCCAGAAGCAGCGTTTCAAGGACGCCTGCGAGGTGGACATTGCCTATGGCGTGTCCGGTCTGGGACGGTTCCGGTGCAACGTCTTTCAGCAGCGCGGCGCGGTCGGCATGGTGTTTCGCGTCATTCCGATGACTATCCGCAGTGTCTCCGAACTGCAACTTCCGCCGGTCATCGAAAAAATTGCCGAGGAACGGCGCGGACTCGTCCTGGTGACAGGAACAACCGGCTCCGGTAAATCCACGACGCTGGCCGCTATCATTGACTGCATCAATCGCAACCGCACCGATCACATCATCACGATTGAAGACCCTATTGAGTTTCTCCACCGTGACCGGCGCTCGTTCGTCAACCAGCGCGAAGTGGACGTGGATACCCGCAGCTTTCAGGAAGCCCTGCGCGGGGCCCTGCGCCAGGACCCGGATGTCATTCTCGTGGGCGAAATGCGCGACCAGGAAACCATCGAGACGGCGCTGACGGCCGCCGAGACCGGGCACCTGGTGCTGTCCACGCTCCACACGCTGGATGCCACGGAAACCATCACGCGCATTGTGTCCATCTTCCCGCCGCATCAACAGCAGGCGATTCGGCTCCAGCTTGCTTCGGTGCTCAAAGCGGTGATTTCCCAGCGCCTCGTCCGCAACAAGGACGGGACAGGACGAGTGCCGGCCGTCGAGGTGATGATTTCGACGGCTTACATCCGCGACTGCATCATCAATCAGGAAAAAACCCCCCATATCCGCGATGCGATTGCCCAAGGCACATCGCAGTACGGCATGCAGACCTTTGATCAGTCCCTCCACGACCTGCTCAACCGGGGCTTGATCTCCTACGAACAGGCTCTGGCTGGCGCCAGCAACCGCGATGAGTTCGTGCTGCGGACAAGAGGCATCCAGACCACGGCCGACCAAGCCCGTGAGGAGATGGAAAAGCGCATTACGACGCGCGCCGGCGATCTCAGCCTGTCACCGAATCCACCTTCGACGCCGCCCATCAGCCGGTTCTGA
- a CDS encoding PfkB family carbohydrate kinase, producing MSILVVGTVAFDHVKTPFDERANILAGAATYFAIAASFFTQVSIVGIVGNDFTAEHERIFDARGIDLSGLERRKDGKSFRWTGEYGYDFNTRTTLDTQLNVFADFQPRISPAQQEIPYLFLGNAHPSLQRDVRQQSRARLTAMDTMDFWIQGTPNELRETLRCVDLLIINDEEARQLARDPNVIRAAKAIMALGPKRLIIKRGEYGATLFGEDSFFAIPGFPQENVVDPTGAGDTFAGGVMGYLAATGSRLDEDSLRKAMIYGSVMASFTIEAFGTERLLALTREEINERYRQFKTMTYFDGIEHSF from the coding sequence ATGAGCATTCTCGTTGTGGGCACCGTTGCCTTCGACCACGTCAAGACCCCCTTTGATGAACGGGCAAATATCCTGGCTGGTGCGGCAACATACTTTGCCATCGCCGCCTCATTTTTCACCCAGGTCAGCATCGTCGGGATTGTCGGCAACGACTTCACGGCCGAACACGAACGCATCTTCGATGCGCGGGGCATTGACCTGTCCGGGCTTGAGCGGCGCAAAGACGGCAAAAGTTTTCGCTGGACGGGCGAATATGGCTATGACTTCAACACCCGCACGACGCTGGACACCCAACTCAATGTGTTTGCGGACTTCCAGCCCCGGATTTCGCCGGCCCAGCAGGAAATTCCCTACCTGTTTCTCGGCAACGCCCACCCATCGCTGCAACGGGATGTCCGGCAGCAGAGCCGCGCCCGGCTGACGGCGATGGACACCATGGACTTCTGGATACAGGGCACGCCGAACGAACTGCGTGAAACGCTCCGGTGTGTTGACCTGCTCATCATCAACGACGAGGAAGCGCGCCAACTGGCCCGCGATCCCAACGTCATTCGCGCTGCCAAAGCCATTATGGCGCTTGGCCCGAAGCGGCTCATCATCAAACGCGGCGAGTACGGCGCGACCCTCTTCGGAGAGGACTCCTTCTTTGCCATTCCCGGCTTTCCCCAGGAAAACGTCGTGGACCCGACGGGCGCTGGCGATACGTTCGCCGGGGGCGTGATGGGCTATCTGGCGGCGACGGGCAGCCGTCTGGATGAGGACTCGCTCCGCAAGGCCATGATTTACGGTTCCGTCATGGCGTCGTTCACCATCGAAGCCTTCGGCACGGAACGGCTGCTGGCGCTGACCCGCGAGGAAATCAATGAACGCTACCGGCAATTCAAAACCATGACGTATTTTGACGGTATCGAGCACAGCTTCTGA
- a CDS encoding aspartate carbamoyltransferase catalytic subunit encodes MKDFLDTADLSPNLVTELLDSAERFLPLTTVPEATRTRWQGKHLVTLFSEASTRTRTSFELAAKRLGLKVVNIVVGMSSLAKGETLRDTILTLDAMQPDVVVVRHAVAGVPHFMARFSRAHVINAGDGEHEHPTQALLDAFTLRRHFGRLAGLQIAILGDIRHSRVARSNVRLLAMMGAHVRLGGPRTLRAPGIEQFAAGWPGTVCVADTLRAAIADADAVMVLRIQQERLDGAFFPSLGEYFTHFGLTRERLAWAKPEAIVLHPGPINREVEIASDVADGVQSVIQTQVTHGVAVRMALLEWLLSQ; translated from the coding sequence GTGAAAGACTTTCTCGATACGGCCGACCTGTCACCGAACCTGGTGACGGAACTGCTCGACAGCGCCGAACGGTTTTTGCCTCTGACGACCGTCCCGGAAGCAACCCGCACCCGGTGGCAGGGCAAGCACCTGGTGACATTGTTTTCAGAGGCTTCGACCCGCACCCGTACGTCCTTCGAGCTGGCCGCCAAACGGCTTGGCTTGAAAGTCGTCAATATCGTCGTCGGCATGTCGAGTCTGGCCAAGGGCGAAACCCTGCGCGACACCATTCTGACCCTCGACGCAATGCAGCCGGATGTGGTTGTGGTCCGGCATGCCGTGGCCGGCGTCCCGCACTTCATGGCCCGCTTCTCACGGGCGCACGTCATCAATGCCGGAGACGGAGAGCATGAACATCCGACCCAGGCCCTGCTGGATGCCTTTACGCTGCGTCGCCACTTCGGTCGCCTTGCCGGCCTTCAGATTGCCATTCTGGGCGACATCCGGCACAGCCGCGTCGCGCGCTCGAACGTCCGGCTCCTTGCCATGATGGGTGCCCACGTGCGGCTGGGCGGGCCGCGTACGCTGCGGGCACCGGGCATTGAGCAGTTTGCCGCTGGCTGGCCCGGCACGGTGTGCGTTGCCGATACCCTGCGCGCCGCCATTGCCGATGCCGATGCCGTTATGGTGCTGCGCATTCAGCAGGAACGCCTCGACGGCGCTTTTTTCCCTTCCCTGGGCGAATACTTCACCCACTTCGGACTCACCCGCGAGCGACTGGCCTGGGCCAAACCCGAGGCCATCGTGCTCCATCCGGGACCCATCAACCGGGAAGTCGAAATTGCTTCCGATGTGGCCGACGGCGTGCAGTCCGTCATTCAGACGCAGGTCACGCACGGCGTCGCCGTGCGCATGGCGCTGCTGGAGTGGCTGCTGAGCCAATAA
- the pyrR gene encoding bifunctional pyr operon transcriptional regulator/uracil phosphoribosyltransferase PyrR — protein sequence MEFIEKVRLMDAAAMQRALARMASEIVERNRGVNNLVIAGIRRRGVPLAERIADAIEKLEGARPQLGVLDITLYRDDLSLVAPKPVINATAMPDDLASMTVVIVDDVLYTGRTIRAALDALFDLGRPRRVQLAVLIDRGHREVPIHADFVGERIPTKATEIVKVMVSDIDGAEQVLIVEPASAPASEPAS from the coding sequence ATGGAGTTCATCGAAAAAGTCCGCCTGATGGATGCGGCCGCCATGCAGCGCGCCCTGGCGCGGATGGCTTCGGAAATTGTCGAACGCAATCGTGGCGTGAACAACCTTGTGATAGCCGGCATTCGGCGGCGCGGCGTTCCGCTGGCCGAACGGATTGCCGATGCCATCGAGAAGCTGGAAGGCGCGCGCCCGCAGCTCGGCGTACTTGACATCACCCTCTACCGGGATGACCTGTCGCTGGTTGCGCCAAAGCCGGTCATCAACGCCACGGCGATGCCCGATGATCTGGCCTCCATGACGGTGGTCATCGTGGATGATGTGCTTTACACGGGACGCACCATCCGCGCGGCCCTCGATGCCCTGTTTGACCTGGGCCGGCCACGGCGCGTGCAGTTGGCTGTGCTCATTGACCGCGGACACCGCGAAGTCCCCATCCATGCCGACTTCGTTGGTGAACGCATCCCGACCAAAGCCACGGAAATCGTCAAGGTCATGGTCTCCGACATTGATGGCGCGGAACAGGTGCTCATTGTCGAGCCGGCTTCCGCTCCTGCCAGCGAACCGGCGTCCTGA
- the hisS gene encoding histidine--tRNA ligase, which yields MIRTAPYTRDLLPAALSNDRDASAFIHRFQFVEDLAREWFRRYGFQEIRTPIFERTELFTRGVGSETDIVTKEMYTWRDRAGEDGEGESLTLRPESTAPVARAYIQHQMWQRAETVRLYYIGPQFRRERGQRGRFRQFFQIGAEVLGGSDHPALDAEGIELVMGLLTEAGIPDLELRLNTVGNAAGRARFVAAIREALAPRAHELSEDSRRRLETNPLRILDSKAEQDQPLIAALPPIYDVLDEGCRAHFDAVRHYLDAAGIPYVVDARLVRGLDYYTQTVFEVVSHAPSIGAQNALAGGGRYDGLVETLGGPPTKGFGFALGLDRVVLAMPEHRAPEPQPELFVIYLGASALEPALHAVRQARRAGVAALFEPTPRSLKSALRLANKYGARFALLLGEAELASGQWVLRDLARAEQTAVPAETWLQHLLARRG from the coding sequence ATGATACGAACCGCTCCCTACACCCGCGATTTGCTCCCGGCGGCTTTATCCAACGACCGGGATGCCTCGGCTTTCATTCATCGGTTTCAGTTTGTTGAAGACCTCGCCCGCGAGTGGTTTCGCCGCTACGGCTTCCAGGAAATTCGGACGCCCATCTTTGAGCGAACGGAACTGTTCACCCGTGGCGTCGGGTCGGAGACCGACATCGTGACGAAGGAAATGTACACCTGGCGCGACCGCGCCGGAGAGGATGGCGAGGGGGAAAGCCTGACCCTGCGCCCGGAAAGCACCGCGCCGGTGGCGCGGGCCTACATCCAGCACCAGATGTGGCAGCGGGCGGAGACAGTGCGCCTGTACTACATCGGGCCACAGTTCCGCCGGGAACGAGGCCAGCGCGGCCGTTTCCGGCAGTTTTTCCAGATCGGGGCGGAAGTGCTGGGCGGAAGTGACCATCCGGCGCTCGATGCCGAGGGGATTGAGCTGGTGATGGGCCTGCTGACGGAAGCCGGCATTCCCGACCTTGAACTGCGCCTCAATACGGTGGGCAACGCGGCCGGTCGGGCGCGGTTCGTTGCGGCCATCCGTGAAGCCCTCGCACCCCGCGCGCATGAACTTTCGGAAGATTCCCGGCGGCGGCTTGAAACCAATCCGCTGCGGATTCTGGACTCCAAAGCCGAGCAGGATCAGCCGTTGATTGCGGCGCTGCCGCCCATCTATGACGTGCTCGACGAAGGGTGTCGCGCGCACTTCGACGCCGTTCGACATTACCTGGACGCTGCCGGCATCCCGTATGTCGTGGATGCCCGGCTGGTACGGGGGCTGGACTACTATACGCAAACGGTCTTTGAGGTTGTCTCCCATGCGCCGTCCATTGGGGCCCAGAACGCGCTGGCCGGCGGCGGTCGCTATGACGGGTTGGTGGAAACCCTGGGCGGCCCGCCGACGAAAGGGTTTGGATTTGCGTTGGGGTTGGATCGCGTTGTGCTGGCGATGCCGGAGCACCGGGCCCCGGAGCCGCAGCCGGAGCTGTTTGTGATTTATCTGGGCGCGTCGGCGCTGGAGCCGGCGCTGCACGCTGTACGGCAGGCGCGGCGTGCCGGCGTGGCCGCCCTGTTTGAGCCGACGCCGCGCAGTCTCAAGAGCGCCCTGCGGCTGGCGAACAAGTATGGCGCACGCTTTGCCCTGCTGCTGGGAGAGGCGGAACTGGCCAGCGGGCAGTGGGTGCTACGCGATCTGGCGCGCGCCGAACAGACCGCTGTTCCGGCCGAAACGTGGCTGCAACATCTTCTCGCCAGGCGCGGATAA
- a CDS encoding monovalent cation:proton antiporter family protein, which translates to MHIEIPVLRDIVLLLLASLPIVFVCGRLRLPTIIGYMLTGVVIGPSGLGVIGDVHAVETLAEIGVVLLLFTIGLEFSLEKLLAMQRVVFLGGGMQVGVTIVAAMLLAHWGVGLAWPSAIFVGFLVALSSTAIVLKTYVDRAESDTPHGRMAIGILLFQDLCIVPMMLFLPLLSGQRTANLWYILKTLGLAAGSVLLIMLLARRVFPFLLQWLVTLRSREVFVSFAVLACLGTAWLTSQAGLSLALGAFIAGVVLSESEYSHQIVADILPFRDIFNGIFFVSIGMLLSLEVLTTTWPVVLGLVALIVVGKTVLAFAAIKALGRTPRVALMAALGIAQIGEFSFVLLKVGAEAGLLEGAAYQTFLAASILTMLATPFLIALAPALGYQAGRWTGIADTPDTGAAELPPVSGHVIIAGYGLNGRNLARVLRAAGIPYRIIELNIESIRAGRKQGEPILYGDGTRREVLHAARIEAARVLVVAISDATATRRIAALAREMNPNLHIIVRTRFVSEMNGLYALGVQQVIPEEFETSLEIFARVLREYGLSRQYIQQQVEMIRREGYRLLDADCPERTTLITELATVIENATTLALRLPSEGLAIGQSLRKLALRPTFGVTVVAVQRGAETTVNPDADFVLEAGDVLVLLGRPEKLESAAAYLTGQASLVEGERVP; encoded by the coding sequence ATGCACATCGAGATTCCTGTGCTGCGGGATATTGTCCTGCTGCTGCTGGCTTCACTGCCCATTGTTTTCGTCTGTGGACGGCTGCGGCTGCCGACCATCATCGGCTACATGCTGACCGGGGTGGTCATTGGCCCGTCTGGGTTGGGCGTCATTGGTGATGTGCATGCCGTCGAGACGCTGGCCGAAATCGGCGTCGTGTTGTTGCTGTTCACGATTGGGCTGGAATTCTCGCTTGAAAAGCTGCTGGCCATGCAGCGGGTCGTGTTTCTGGGTGGCGGGATGCAGGTTGGCGTGACGATTGTCGCCGCCATGCTGCTGGCCCACTGGGGCGTTGGTTTGGCGTGGCCATCGGCCATTTTCGTTGGCTTTCTCGTGGCGCTTTCCAGCACGGCGATTGTTCTCAAGACCTACGTGGACCGGGCTGAGTCCGACACGCCGCACGGGCGGATGGCGATTGGCATTTTGCTGTTTCAGGACCTGTGCATCGTCCCGATGATGTTGTTTCTGCCGCTGCTGTCGGGGCAGCGGACGGCCAACCTCTGGTACATCCTGAAAACCCTGGGGCTGGCTGCTGGGTCTGTGTTGCTCATCATGCTGCTGGCGCGGCGTGTCTTTCCCTTTCTGCTGCAGTGGCTGGTGACGCTGCGCAGCCGGGAGGTGTTTGTGAGTTTTGCCGTGCTGGCCTGTCTGGGAACGGCCTGGCTTACGTCCCAGGCCGGATTGTCGCTGGCGCTCGGCGCGTTCATTGCCGGGGTGGTGCTGTCGGAGTCGGAGTACAGCCACCAGATCGTGGCAGACATCCTTCCGTTTCGGGACATCTTCAACGGCATCTTTTTTGTGTCCATCGGGATGCTGCTGTCGCTGGAGGTTCTGACGACGACCTGGCCGGTGGTGTTGGGGTTGGTGGCGCTCATTGTGGTGGGCAAAACGGTGCTGGCATTTGCGGCCATCAAGGCGTTGGGTCGCACGCCGCGCGTGGCTTTGATGGCGGCTCTGGGCATCGCCCAGATTGGGGAGTTTTCGTTCGTCCTGCTCAAGGTGGGAGCTGAGGCCGGTCTGCTGGAAGGCGCGGCTTACCAGACCTTCCTGGCGGCTTCGATTCTGACGATGCTGGCCACGCCGTTTCTCATTGCTCTGGCTCCGGCGCTTGGCTACCAGGCTGGCCGGTGGACTGGCATTGCTGACACCCCGGACACGGGAGCGGCTGAACTGCCCCCGGTGAGCGGACACGTCATCATCGCCGGGTATGGTCTCAACGGGCGCAATCTGGCGCGGGTTCTCCGGGCGGCAGGCATTCCCTACCGCATCATTGAACTCAACATCGAATCCATCCGGGCTGGTAGAAAGCAGGGCGAACCCATTCTTTATGGCGACGGAACCCGCCGTGAGGTGCTGCATGCGGCCCGGATCGAGGCGGCCCGCGTGCTGGTCGTCGCCATTTCGGATGCCACGGCCACCCGGCGCATTGCGGCGCTGGCGCGTGAGATGAACCCCAATCTGCACATCATCGTGCGGACGCGCTTCGTCTCGGAGATGAACGGCCTCTATGCCTTGGGTGTCCAGCAGGTCATTCCTGAAGAGTTCGAGACGAGTCTGGAGATTTTTGCCCGCGTGTTGCGCGAGTATGGGCTGTCGCGGCAGTACATTCAGCAGCAGGTGGAGATGATTCGCCGCGAGGGCTACCGCCTGCTCGACGCCGACTGCCCGGAGCGGACGACGTTGATTACCGAGCTGGCGACAGTTATCGAGAACGCGACGACGCTTGCCCTGCGCCTGCCCTCCGAAGGGCTGGCGATTGGCCAATCCCTGCGCAAGCTGGCCTTGCGTCCAACCTTTGGGGTGACGGTGGTGGCTGTGCAGCGGGGCGCGGAAACGACGGTCAATCCCGATGCCGATTTCGTACTCGAAGCCGGGGATGTCCTGGTGTTGCTGGGGCGTCCCGAAAAGCTGGAAAGCGCGGCGGCATATCTGACCGGCCAGGCGTCCCTGGTCGAGGGAGAGCGGGTGCCTTGA
- a CDS encoding CDP-alcohol phosphatidyltransferase family protein produces the protein MRSRAPSDEHYRDILTIPNLITLLRILLVPVFVVCFLRGWFWWATAAFALAGLSDAVDGWLARQLQAESQLGQALDPIADKLLMLSSYIVMAIPSETNLPIPWWLSAVVIGRDVGIVLTAAIIAQVTGFRDFKPSLPGKVSTFCQVALIVVYLIAQVWAVVHPLLPGCVAVVFGMTVYSGLHYIWFVTREVREFRRRTGDSLP, from the coding sequence TTGAGGTCGCGCGCGCCGTCCGATGAGCACTACCGTGACATTCTGACCATTCCCAATCTCATCACCCTGTTGCGCATTCTGCTGGTGCCAGTGTTTGTGGTGTGTTTTCTGCGGGGCTGGTTCTGGTGGGCGACGGCGGCGTTTGCACTGGCCGGGCTGTCGGATGCGGTGGATGGCTGGTTGGCGCGGCAGCTTCAGGCGGAGAGTCAGCTTGGGCAGGCGCTGGACCCGATTGCCGACAAGCTGCTGATGCTGTCGAGCTATATCGTGATGGCGATTCCTTCCGAAACCAACCTGCCGATTCCCTGGTGGCTTTCTGCGGTTGTCATCGGGCGTGATGTCGGGATTGTGCTGACGGCAGCCATCATTGCGCAGGTCACGGGCTTTCGGGACTTCAAGCCATCGCTGCCGGGCAAGGTGAGTACGTTTTGCCAGGTGGCGCTCATCGTTGTGTATCTCATCGCGCAGGTGTGGGCAGTGGTGCATCCACTGCTGCCGGGGTGTGTGGCCGTTGTTTTTGGGATGACGGTGTATTCCGGGTTGCACTACATTTGGTTCGTCACACGTGAAGTCCGGGAATTTCGCCGCCGCACGGGGGACTCCCTGCCATGA
- a CDS encoding AI-2E family transporter, translated as MTELPSVARPDEASGRAPVPPAVGWRQLRWARWFPSLAALLVVLASWGLLSGLLAHLSYIFQPVFVPLLISGALAYLIKPLADWLDHVGKRWVRSAGIRHTLAVLTAMLVAVMGLVLALFVVIPSLAAQLTQAAKKLPAGYQRFMAMAQPVLEGLQQRYPRQYEQVVGSIRERIADPASLVEPVLVGLSTTFSNVIGVVTSLVNLLLIPFFVYYILKDAGHLERRLLTLVPARHRATANDVLTKVDLALGNFVRGQLIVCFSMSVLYVVGFSLLGVPSALSLGFLSGFGHLIPYIGTFLAGVLTCTLALSDAPSLLQLGLVIGVYVIVQSIESFYLTPFVLGERLDLHPFLVIVGLLVGHHLFGILGVILTVPFLAVGKVLVGVTVEYYERSDFYRYGAALPPSVPASSDEVAGEASTEVSSMAATTSAS; from the coding sequence ATGACCGAGTTGCCATCAGTTGCCAGACCAGACGAAGCTTCCGGGCGCGCACCGGTGCCGCCAGCGGTAGGTTGGCGGCAGTTGCGCTGGGCGCGTTGGTTTCCGTCGTTGGCGGCGCTGTTGGTTGTGCTGGCATCCTGGGGGCTGCTTTCCGGGCTGCTGGCGCATTTGTCGTACATTTTCCAGCCGGTTTTCGTGCCGCTGCTCATTTCCGGCGCGCTGGCTTACCTCATCAAGCCGCTGGCGGACTGGCTCGACCACGTCGGGAAGCGGTGGGTGCGCTCTGCCGGTATTCGGCACACGCTGGCGGTTTTGACGGCCATGCTGGTGGCTGTCATGGGGCTGGTACTGGCGCTGTTTGTTGTCATTCCGAGCCTGGCCGCGCAACTGACCCAAGCGGCCAAAAAGCTCCCGGCCGGTTACCAGCGATTTATGGCGATGGCGCAGCCCGTTCTGGAAGGTCTCCAGCAACGTTACCCCAGGCAGTATGAGCAGGTTGTCGGGAGCATTCGGGAGCGCATTGCCGATCCGGCCTCCCTGGTGGAGCCGGTGCTGGTGGGGTTGAGCACGACGTTTTCCAATGTCATCGGCGTGGTGACAAGTCTTGTCAACCTGCTGCTCATTCCTTTTTTTGTGTACTACATCCTGAAGGATGCCGGTCATCTGGAGCGCCGCCTGCTGACTCTGGTGCCAGCGCGCCACCGGGCAACGGCCAACGATGTATTGACCAAGGTTGATCTGGCGCTGGGCAATTTCGTGCGTGGGCAGCTTATCGTGTGTTTTTCGATGAGTGTGTTGTACGTGGTGGGTTTCAGCCTGCTCGGTGTTCCGTCAGCTTTGTCGCTGGGCTTCCTGTCCGGGTTTGGGCATCTCATTCCCTACATTGGAACGTTTCTGGCCGGTGTGCTGACCTGTACGCTGGCTCTGTCGGATGCGCCCTCCCTCCTGCAGCTTGGCCTGGTGATAGGTGTTTACGTCATCGTGCAGAGCATCGAGAGCTTTTACCTGACGCCGTTTGTGTTGGGCGAGCGGTTGGATTTGCATCCTTTCCTGGTAATTGTGGGGCTGCTGGTGGGGCATCATCTGTTCGGCATTCTGGGGGTGATTCTGACGGTGCCGTTCCTGGCAGTTGGGAAAGTGCTGGTTGGGGTGACGGTGGAGTATTACGAGCGTTCGGATTTCTACCGCTACGGGGCAGCACTGCCGCCTTCGGTTCCGGCGTCGTCGGACGAGGTGGCAGGCGAGGCATCAACCGAGGTGTCGTCCATGGCAGCCACGACTTCGGCTTCATAA
- a CDS encoding DUF4149 domain-containing protein: MTPTLPVLESSPKTVRESAHPVSSRWQTWVDSLLGISQWLVLALWLGAMVFFSAAVVPSAFGVLPTRYLAGTLVNSVLGKLEWWGLVCGVLLTGIQAAQVIRAGKLTTWAGRLAVGLPVLMTVVVAISKFVVSARLAAIRRALGSELEQLPLDDPTRLTFAAWHQYSVWLMGFNILAAVALVVVHHLWLAPTTSTVARDA, translated from the coding sequence ATGACACCAACCCTGCCCGTTCTCGAATCCTCACCTAAGACTGTCCGGGAATCGGCTCACCCTGTGTCCAGCCGGTGGCAGACGTGGGTGGACAGTCTGTTGGGCATCAGTCAGTGGCTGGTCTTGGCATTGTGGCTGGGGGCCATGGTCTTTTTCAGTGCGGCAGTGGTGCCGAGCGCCTTTGGCGTGCTGCCCACACGCTACCTGGCCGGGACGTTGGTCAACAGCGTCCTGGGCAAGCTGGAGTGGTGGGGGCTGGTCTGCGGCGTGCTGCTCACTGGCATCCAGGCGGCTCAGGTCATCCGTGCCGGAAAACTCACAACCTGGGCCGGCCGCCTTGCCGTGGGGCTGCCCGTGCTGATGACAGTCGTCGTTGCCATCTCGAAATTCGTGGTTTCGGCCAGATTGGCGGCGATTCGCCGGGCGCTGGGGAGCGAGCTGGAACAACTGCCCCTCGATGATCCGACACGCCTGACCTTCGCTGCCTGGCATCAGTATTCAGTGTGGCTGATGGGTTTCAACATTCTGGCGGCCGTCGCGCTTGTCGTTGTGCACCACTTGTGGCTGGCACCCACAACATCCACGGTTGCACGCGACGCCTGA